A portion of the Sphingobacterium spiritivorum genome contains these proteins:
- a CDS encoding SDR family oxidoreductase → MEQSKVEGALKENALKGKTIVVTGGGTGLGRKMATYFLELGANIVITSRKIDVLEITAKEMMAEKGGTVLPVACDIRNIEEVEHLLSATEERFGRVDALLNNAAGNFISPTERLSANAFSTIIDIVLKGTVNCTLTFGKNWIAKKQQASVLNIITTYAFTGSGYVVPSAVAKGGVLTLTKSLAAEWGKYGIRHNAIAPGPFPTKGAWDRLLPGDLAEKFDFKNRVPLKRVGDHQELANLAAFLVSDFANYINGEIITIDGGEWLQGAGQFSGFEAIPKEMWDMIEQSIRKNNK, encoded by the coding sequence ATGGAACAGTCAAAAGTAGAAGGAGCCTTAAAAGAAAATGCGTTAAAAGGAAAAACAATCGTTGTCACCGGAGGAGGAACGGGACTTGGACGAAAAATGGCAACTTATTTTCTGGAATTGGGAGCTAATATCGTCATCACAAGCCGGAAAATAGATGTACTGGAAATCACGGCAAAAGAGATGATGGCAGAAAAAGGAGGAACTGTTCTGCCGGTAGCTTGTGATATCCGCAATATAGAAGAAGTAGAACATCTGCTCTCTGCAACAGAAGAACGATTCGGACGTGTAGATGCACTGTTAAATAACGCTGCCGGTAATTTTATTTCACCTACTGAACGTCTGTCTGCAAATGCCTTCTCCACAATTATTGATATTGTACTCAAAGGGACGGTTAACTGCACGCTGACATTTGGAAAAAACTGGATTGCGAAAAAGCAACAGGCCTCAGTTCTGAATATTATCACGACTTATGCATTTACAGGTTCAGGATACGTGGTCCCGTCTGCCGTCGCAAAAGGCGGAGTGCTGACCCTCACCAAATCCCTTGCTGCAGAATGGGGAAAATACGGTATCCGGCATAATGCCATTGCTCCGGGACCTTTCCCGACAAAAGGAGCATGGGATAGGTTATTACCGGGAGATCTGGCTGAAAAATTTGACTTTAAAAATAGGGTACCGCTAAAACGTGTCGGAGACCATCAGGAATTAGCCAATCTGGCTGCTTTTCTGGTTTCAGATTTTGCCAACTACATCAACGGAGAAATTATTACCATCGATGGCGGAGAATGGCTGCAGGGGGCAGGCCAATTCAGCGGATTCGAAGCGATACCGAAAGAAATGTGGGATATGATCGAACAAAGCATCCGCAAAAACAATAAATAA
- a CDS encoding NUDIX hydrolase, producing MEKWKLLASEYIIKRPWATLRVDKMELPNGNIKEEYYVLEYPTWVNMIGITKDQKILFVRQYRHGADQIMVELPAGVVEEGEDPRDAARRELLEETGFAFEGIEEICKLYANPATSGNLTYTYILQGGVKVQEQELDNSEDIEVVEMTIEEAKTFLFENKLGQALHTAALFYAFRKLGLL from the coding sequence ATGGAAAAATGGAAATTACTCGCTTCGGAATACATTATCAAGCGTCCATGGGCTACCCTCAGAGTAGACAAAATGGAGCTTCCGAACGGTAATATAAAAGAAGAATACTATGTGCTGGAGTACCCGACGTGGGTCAACATGATCGGAATCACTAAAGATCAAAAAATCCTCTTTGTACGTCAGTACCGTCATGGTGCAGATCAGATTATGGTCGAATTGCCTGCCGGTGTTGTGGAAGAAGGAGAAGATCCGCGCGATGCGGCAAGAAGAGAACTATTGGAGGAAACGGGATTTGCATTTGAGGGAATAGAAGAAATTTGTAAGCTATACGCCAATCCCGCTACCAGTGGAAATCTGACATATACTTACATCTTACAGGGAGGTGTAAAAGTACAGGAACAGGAACTTGACAACTCAGAAGATATAGAAGTTGTAGAAATGACTATAGAAGAGGCTAAAACTTTTCTGTTTGAAAATAAATTAGGACAGGCTCTGCACACCGCAGCCCTGTTCTATGCATTCCGTAAACTAGGCCTGCTTTAA
- a CDS encoding ATP-binding protein, producing MIEITSPGKLLSSIDFDELEARQSDIRNKVIANIGFDVVEYCSVMVEKGII from the coding sequence ATGATTGAGATTACTAGTCCCGGTAAGTTGCTGTCATCCATAGACTTCGACGAGTTAGAGGCTCGGCAGTCCGATATTCGCAATAAGGTCATTGCCAATATAGGCTTCGATGTAGTCGAGTATTGTAGTGTTATGGTAGAGAAGGGTATAATTTAG
- the purD gene encoding phosphoribosylamine--glycine ligase, protein MNILIIGSGGRESAFAYKIAQSKKLDKLFIAPGNAGTLAYGENVPLKVTDFEGQAQFALDNKIDLILVGPEEPLVKGIHDYFLNREDIKHIPVIGPQQEGAQLEGSKDFSKQFMQRHQIPTAASRSFDRSNLEEGLAYLETQNLPIVLKADGLAAGKGVLICESLQEAKDELKAMIADAKFGAASDVVVVEEFLKGIELSVFVLTDGTSYKVLPSAKDYKRIGEGDTGLNTGGMGSISPVPFADETFLNKVEERIIKPTVDGLKKDNIPYKGFIFIGLMNVGGEPFVIEYNVRMGDPETESVLPRIESDLVDLLEGVAQGNLDTRSYTVSSKTAVTVMLVSGGYPGDYESGKVISNIENVKESIVFHAGTKEQNGEVLSAGGRVIAVTTLQDTLFDALQQATADAGRIYFDGKYFRRDIGFDLI, encoded by the coding sequence ATGAATATCCTAATCATTGGTTCAGGCGGTCGGGAATCTGCCTTTGCATATAAAATTGCTCAAAGTAAAAAATTAGACAAATTATTTATTGCTCCGGGAAATGCAGGTACATTGGCCTATGGAGAAAACGTGCCTTTAAAAGTAACTGATTTTGAAGGACAGGCACAGTTTGCTCTGGACAATAAGATTGATCTGATATTGGTCGGACCTGAAGAGCCTCTTGTTAAAGGAATTCATGATTATTTTCTCAACAGAGAAGACATCAAGCATATTCCTGTAATCGGTCCTCAGCAGGAGGGAGCACAGTTGGAGGGCTCAAAAGATTTCTCCAAACAGTTTATGCAACGCCATCAGATTCCTACAGCGGCTTCCCGTTCATTTGACCGGTCTAATCTGGAAGAGGGACTTGCTTATCTGGAAACGCAGAATCTTCCGATTGTACTGAAGGCGGATGGTCTTGCTGCGGGTAAAGGGGTATTGATATGCGAAAGCCTTCAGGAGGCAAAGGATGAACTGAAAGCTATGATTGCAGATGCTAAATTTGGCGCAGCCAGTGATGTCGTTGTGGTTGAGGAGTTTTTGAAAGGAATAGAACTGTCCGTGTTTGTACTTACAGACGGGACTTCATATAAGGTATTGCCATCTGCAAAGGATTATAAACGTATCGGCGAAGGTGATACGGGTCTCAATACTGGTGGTATGGGTTCCATTTCTCCTGTCCCGTTTGCAGACGAAACGTTTCTCAACAAGGTGGAAGAACGAATTATTAAACCGACAGTAGATGGTCTGAAGAAGGATAATATTCCTTACAAAGGATTTATTTTTATCGGTTTGATGAATGTCGGTGGAGAGCCTTTTGTGATCGAATATAATGTACGTATGGGTGATCCGGAAACAGAATCGGTATTGCCTCGTATTGAATCTGATCTGGTTGATTTACTTGAAGGTGTTGCACAGGGAAATCTGGATACCCGCTCCTATACAGTTTCATCAAAAACGGCTGTTACAGTAATGTTGGTTTCGGGTGGATATCCTGGTGATTACGAATCCGGGAAAGTGATATCTAACATAGAAAATGTAAAGGAATCTATCGTATTCCATGCAGGTACAAAAGAGCAGAATGGGGAGGTGTTAAGTGCCGGAGGACGTGTCATCGCAGTCACTACTTTGCAGGATACATTGTTTGATGCTTTGCAGCAGGCGACTGCTGATGCAGGCCGCATATACTTCGATGGTAAGTATTTTCGCCGTGATATTGGCTTCGATCTGATCTGA
- a CDS encoding helix-turn-helix domain-containing protein — MNLALLINQPEGRRLEFKQQLNKPLELAKTIVAFANDAGGELIIGVQDDHRKLVGLPEDELLFLEEQISNIIFDHCQPIIVPEISFQQVDGAHFIRVHIHRGSNFLYYIKAKGKLEGTYIRVGSSNHLADENIIAELERQKRNVSYDSEVVLDDHIGDLDLGRFRLFYEERTAERLDETALRKLELVRIFQGKPSAYSCTNLVF; from the coding sequence ATGAACCTTGCATTATTGATTAATCAACCCGAAGGTAGGCGTTTAGAGTTTAAGCAGCAGCTGAATAAGCCTTTAGAGCTTGCGAAGACTATTGTGGCGTTTGCGAACGATGCAGGGGGTGAGTTGATTATTGGTGTACAGGATGATCACCGTAAATTGGTAGGTTTGCCCGAAGATGAACTCCTTTTTCTCGAAGAACAGATCAGCAATATTATTTTTGATCACTGCCAACCCATTATCGTACCCGAGATATCTTTCCAGCAGGTCGATGGCGCCCATTTTATTAGAGTCCATATCCATCGGGGAAGCAATTTTCTATATTATATTAAAGCAAAAGGGAAGCTCGAAGGAACCTATATACGTGTAGGTTCATCTAACCACCTGGCCGATGAAAACATCATTGCCGAACTAGAGCGCCAGAAAAGAAATGTATCCTATGATAGTGAAGTCGTATTGGATGATCATATAGGGGATTTGGATCTTGGGAGATTCCGGTTATTCTATGAAGAGCGTACAGCAGAGAGATTGGATGAGACAGCTTTGCGCAAATTGGAATTGGTAAGGATATTTCAGGGAAAGCCCAGTGCCTACTCATGCACCAATCTTGTTTTCTGA
- a CDS encoding DUF2971 domain-containing protein, producing MQRYYQDTFLRLSKDLSDNVIKIGDQNAWDKYNFFLTMDSEERNEMLLRMTNETIKSFGICCLTHRFDNDRMWSDYANNGNGICIEYDSQMLINELKKYFRKLNAPYMTGKTLYIDEIERVHYYLGDVSGEGDDDFFKMSAINWMFVKEQEKYQFEEEYRFVFPVFSHNESGFSLVNVSPNVVKKVLIGQRVSSSNREKIIHLIKRKYYGKPDIVYI from the coding sequence ATGCAAAGATATTATCAGGACACTTTTCTTCGGCTCTCGAAAGATCTGAGTGATAATGTTATAAAGATTGGAGATCAAAATGCATGGGATAAATATAATTTCTTCTTGACGATGGATTCGGAAGAAAGGAATGAAATGCTATTACGGATGACAAACGAGACTATTAAGTCATTCGGTATCTGTTGCCTAACTCATCGATTTGACAATGATAGGATGTGGTCTGACTATGCCAATAATGGTAATGGTATTTGTATAGAATACGACTCACAAATGCTGATTAATGAGTTGAAAAAATATTTCAGGAAGCTAAATGCTCCCTATATGACAGGTAAGACATTGTATATTGATGAAATTGAGCGTGTCCATTATTATCTTGGAGATGTATCAGGAGAGGGAGATGATGATTTTTTTAAAATGTCTGCAATTAACTGGATGTTTGTTAAAGAACAGGAGAAATATCAATTTGAGGAAGAATACCGTTTCGTTTTTCCAGTTTTTAGTCATAATGAATCTGGTTTTTCGCTGGTTAATGTTTCTCCAAATGTTGTGAAAAAGGTACTGATCGGACAACGAGTAAGTTCGTCCAATAGAGAAAAAATCATCCATCTCATTAAACGCAAATATTATGGAAAACCAGACATAGTATATATCTAA
- a CDS encoding glycoside hydrolase family protein, with amino-acid sequence MNISRKNFLKAMVGAPIFLSMQKEGIFLFNKEDAFIDKLLPASKGGGFAMDDYWIWDPSVIKGEDGKYHMFASRWSKKYGFGNWVTNSEVVRAVSDTPEGPYEFVEVVLPARGKEYFDGCTTHNPRIIKTDGYYVLYYFGNTYSDPAPQYDEDVWNNGVAHKAWMNKRIGMAYSKSIKGPWTRSDSPILSPRPGKWDASITSNPSPVVLPDKSIYLVYKSSPADHNPPLLLGAAMAKTFKGPYNRISDNPIFSFHSLKNKANDVEDPFVWWNGKSYELIMKDRFGHICGEEGGGIHASSRDGINWELSSPVKAYSKKIRWDDGTETVQANFERPFLLFEDGKPTHLFAATGSGNGSYSFDRTWNMVIPLK; translated from the coding sequence ATGAATATTTCTCGAAAGAACTTTTTGAAAGCGATGGTTGGCGCCCCTATTTTTCTGTCTATGCAGAAGGAGGGAATATTTCTCTTTAACAAAGAAGATGCATTCATTGATAAACTTTTACCTGCTTCAAAAGGTGGTGGTTTCGCTATGGATGATTACTGGATATGGGATCCGTCAGTGATAAAAGGAGAAGATGGAAAATATCATATGTTTGCCTCAAGGTGGAGTAAAAAATATGGATTTGGAAATTGGGTTACCAATTCTGAAGTGGTGAGAGCTGTATCTGACACACCCGAAGGGCCGTATGAATTTGTCGAAGTTGTACTGCCTGCGAGAGGAAAAGAATATTTTGATGGCTGTACTACACACAATCCGCGTATTATAAAAACGGATGGATACTATGTACTCTATTACTTTGGTAATACTTACAGCGATCCGGCCCCTCAGTATGATGAAGACGTATGGAACAACGGAGTGGCGCATAAAGCCTGGATGAATAAAAGGATAGGAATGGCTTATTCCAAATCCATAAAAGGTCCATGGACGCGGTCAGATTCTCCCATACTATCTCCCCGGCCGGGAAAATGGGATGCTTCGATTACCTCAAACCCCTCTCCTGTAGTATTACCGGATAAAAGCATTTACCTTGTTTATAAATCCTCTCCGGCAGATCATAATCCCCCTTTGCTTTTGGGTGCTGCAATGGCAAAAACTTTTAAAGGCCCTTACAACAGGATATCTGATAATCCAATATTTTCATTTCATTCCCTGAAAAATAAAGCTAACGATGTTGAAGATCCTTTTGTATGGTGGAATGGAAAATCGTATGAACTAATCATGAAAGACAGATTCGGGCATATATGCGGAGAAGAAGGCGGTGGAATTCATGCTTCTTCGCGTGACGGGATCAATTGGGAGCTTTCTTCTCCTGTCAAAGCGTATTCCAAAAAAATCCGATGGGATGACGGAACTGAAACCGTTCAGGCGAATTTCGAAAGGCCGTTTTTATTATTTGAAGATGGGAAGCCAACTCACCTTTTTGCAGCGACAGGCAGCGGAAATGGTTCCTACAGTTTTGACCGTACATGGAATATGGTCATACCTCTGAAATAG
- a CDS encoding enoyl-CoA hydratase/isomerase family protein, with protein sequence MQFITINTEERITHITLDRGKSNAMHMEMIDELTQAILEAEEDPAIEGIILHGKENFFTSGLDLITLYEYNEEQMKIFWSRFMTLIHRLTAFSKPSVAAISGHSPAGGCVLGICCDYRIMARGEFIIGLNEVPVGIVVPPSIFKLYSFWIGQRLAYQYLLEGKLLNPEKALEVGLIDEVVDPDRIRTAALRKIKSVTQFEKNSWRSTKQNLRKELLESITQQQEAAIDQVLKQWWAPATRAVLKTIIENLTAKKA encoded by the coding sequence ATGCAGTTTATCACCATCAATACCGAAGAACGGATCACACACATTACGCTGGACAGAGGAAAGTCTAATGCCATGCACATGGAAATGATTGACGAGCTTACACAAGCCATTCTCGAAGCAGAAGAAGACCCCGCCATTGAGGGAATTATCTTACATGGGAAAGAGAATTTTTTCACCTCCGGGCTCGATCTGATCACCCTGTATGAATACAATGAGGAGCAAATGAAAATCTTCTGGTCCAGGTTTATGACCTTAATACATAGACTCACCGCATTTTCCAAACCTTCTGTTGCGGCCATATCCGGCCATAGCCCCGCAGGAGGATGCGTACTTGGTATCTGTTGCGATTACCGCATAATGGCTCGTGGCGAATTTATCATCGGACTGAATGAAGTTCCGGTCGGTATTGTCGTTCCACCGAGTATTTTTAAGCTGTATAGCTTCTGGATCGGACAGCGTCTGGCTTATCAATATCTGTTAGAAGGGAAATTACTTAATCCGGAAAAGGCGCTTGAAGTCGGCCTTATAGATGAAGTGGTCGACCCGGACCGTATTCGAACCGCAGCATTACGTAAGATAAAGTCAGTAACACAATTTGAAAAGAACTCCTGGAGAAGTACCAAACAGAATCTAAGAAAAGAATTACTCGAAAGTATCACTCAACAGCAGGAGGCAGCTATCGATCAGGTACTCAAGCAGTGGTGGGCACCCGCAACACGGGCAGTGCTCAAAACAATTATTGAAAATTTAACCGCAAAAAAAGCATAA
- a CDS encoding phospho-sugar mutase, which produces MSTIDTNTQAKINQWLGSEYDTETVDQVRRLIDQNEETELIDSFYRDLEFGTGGLRGIMGVGSNRMNKYTIGKATQGLANYLKKQFAGQEVKVAVSYDSRNNSQSFGRLVADVFAANGIKVYLFSELRPTPVLSFAIRHFGCQSGVMLTASHNPKEYNGYKAYWNDGCQLTAPHDKNVIDEVNAIASVNDIKFEAIAENIIPVGTEIDEAYIKANVALSINPEVVKAQKDLKIVFSPIHGTGITIVPQLLKAWGFDDVILVEEQATPNGNFPTVIYPNPEEEDAMAMAKAKGEAVDADLVLATDPDADRVGVAVKNNAGKFELLNGNQIGSLLIYYVLSAKKEQNKLSETAYIVKTIVTTNLQADIAAHFGVKHYETLTGFKYIGELMTKLLGKEEYLAGGEESYGYLVGDLVRDKDAPNACAFLAEMTAYFKNKGKSVYDVLMDIYQEFGCYREKLVSLTKKGKAGAEEIAAMMVRLRENMPQTLGSIAVKEVRDYQNSVSILLASGEKKAIELPKSDVLQFITVDGDVISARPSGTEPKIKFYCSVKEPLNSVAEYHTVSQRLEDKVAKMMADII; this is translated from the coding sequence ATGAGTACTATTGACACAAATACACAGGCCAAAATCAATCAATGGCTGGGATCTGAATATGATACGGAAACAGTAGATCAGGTCCGGAGACTAATAGATCAGAATGAAGAAACAGAATTAATTGACAGTTTCTACCGGGATTTGGAGTTTGGTACAGGAGGCCTTCGTGGTATTATGGGCGTAGGATCTAACCGAATGAACAAATACACAATCGGAAAAGCCACGCAAGGTCTGGCAAATTACCTCAAAAAACAGTTCGCTGGTCAGGAAGTCAAAGTCGCTGTATCATACGATAGCCGCAATAATTCACAGTCCTTCGGCAGATTGGTCGCCGATGTTTTTGCTGCAAATGGTATTAAAGTTTACCTGTTTTCCGAATTACGTCCGACACCGGTACTATCCTTTGCGATACGTCATTTTGGTTGTCAGAGTGGTGTTATGCTAACGGCATCCCACAATCCGAAAGAATATAACGGATATAAAGCCTACTGGAATGACGGTTGCCAGCTCACAGCTCCGCATGATAAAAATGTGATTGATGAAGTGAATGCCATTGCATCTGTAAATGACATTAAATTTGAAGCTATCGCTGAAAATATTATTCCTGTCGGAACAGAGATTGATGAGGCTTATATCAAAGCTAATGTGGCACTCAGCATCAATCCTGAAGTCGTAAAAGCGCAAAAAGACCTGAAAATTGTCTTCTCTCCCATTCACGGGACAGGCATCACTATTGTTCCGCAACTCCTTAAAGCATGGGGATTTGACGATGTAATACTCGTGGAAGAACAGGCAACTCCGAATGGAAATTTCCCGACAGTAATTTATCCGAATCCGGAAGAAGAAGATGCAATGGCAATGGCCAAAGCTAAAGGAGAAGCTGTAGATGCAGATTTAGTACTGGCAACCGATCCGGATGCGGATCGCGTAGGTGTAGCCGTAAAAAATAATGCAGGTAAGTTTGAATTGCTCAACGGCAATCAGATAGGAAGTCTGTTGATTTATTATGTATTAAGTGCTAAAAAAGAACAGAATAAACTATCAGAAACAGCATACATTGTCAAAACGATAGTTACCACTAATCTTCAGGCCGATATTGCTGCGCATTTTGGTGTAAAGCACTATGAAACGCTTACAGGATTTAAATACATTGGTGAGCTGATGACAAAGTTACTTGGAAAAGAGGAATATCTTGCCGGAGGAGAAGAAAGTTACGGATACCTGGTCGGCGACCTTGTCAGAGATAAAGATGCACCAAATGCCTGTGCTTTTCTTGCAGAAATGACTGCTTACTTTAAGAATAAGGGTAAATCAGTTTACGATGTACTCATGGACATCTACCAGGAATTCGGATGCTATCGTGAAAAACTGGTGTCACTGACTAAAAAGGGAAAAGCCGGAGCTGAAGAGATTGCAGCAATGATGGTAAGGCTTCGCGAAAATATGCCGCAGACTTTGGGCAGTATTGCTGTAAAAGAAGTCCGGGATTACCAGAACAGTGTATCTATACTATTAGCTTCAGGAGAAAAAAAGGCTATCGAACTTCCTAAATCAGATGTTTTACAATTTATTACGGTAGATGGAGATGTGATCTCTGCACGTCCGTCAGGAACAGAACCCAAGATCAAATTTTACTGCTCGGTAAAAGAGCCTCTAAACTCAGTTGCGGAATACCACACGGTATCTCAGCGTCTGGAGGATAAAGTTGCAAAAATGATGGCCGATATTATTTAA
- a CDS encoding TonB-dependent receptor plug domain-containing protein, whose amino-acid sequence MSLKYFFMCLFTSLSISAMAQTAVIDNVSKKLDTYLSNNIQEKIYLHLDKQHYSAGETIWFKAYTTVGIENLLSNISGVGYVELIGPEKKIIKSLTIPMTAGLGIGEIELIDTLTEGSYRIRAYTNWMRNNDDAYFYDRTIQISNGRSDNVVSTTSFIPASDPAEKKNTYVINLKNFAGAPLINTNVQYRTYTGDKIEDKGREKTDEKGDLTLKTDKKLTSGYILLTFESTDKRPVKKIIPLQAPSDNSIQLLAEGGILLDNTLSKIGVKALKPNGMGIKVKGKVLDNKKEVVAEFETNDLGIGSFTFNPFKDQQYSAEVTFEDGTVSSAKLPETQSSGITVAVNPFMQDRIAAQYSFSPDRVDQKEVYLLVQHLGELLYVAKQKVSKSELLFMIPKKNLPTGIYQITLLSEAGLPLVERMVFTSNPQNVLPLKVSTDKTDYTTRSKVNVRLDDAILEPSNFASLSASVINLNRNEPYDKDAPNIYSQLLLASDIKGYIERPGYYFENPDSINITDLDNLMITQGWRKIEWQKIDSLANIKPTFEPQKMLSIKGVVRKYARKGTVPNAKLQLISTRNFMDFIDTTANADGRFNFDNLVFPDSVKFLISATDEKGKKNVEIDIDPTVSPFVKENKNAPEESSNVNFTFQKTIKENQRMFAEMQQKGLLEKTIFLEEVAITRRVEKKAAESSRNLNGSGRADQILTEEDLQTCPTLEMCLNGRLMGVYFQGGVPYNTRGNVPMQVVYDGMYIEADQLSMINTFDIESIEVLRSPMYTAIYGSYGGGGLIVISSKTGKASMTSNFDPKGIATATPKGFHLNKTFFKPDYEVNDPEKAFTRDYRSTIHWEPNLLIKDEKGTNFSFFTSDEKGTYQITLEGVDTKGRIGRRVLKFDVK is encoded by the coding sequence ATGAGTCTTAAATATTTCTTCATGTGTTTGTTTACATCGCTTTCTATCTCAGCGATGGCACAAACAGCAGTCATTGACAATGTCTCCAAAAAACTCGACACCTATCTAAGCAACAATATTCAGGAAAAGATATATCTCCATCTTGACAAACAACATTACAGTGCCGGGGAGACTATCTGGTTTAAGGCTTACACTACCGTCGGAATAGAAAATCTGCTATCAAATATCAGTGGTGTTGGTTACGTTGAACTGATCGGACCTGAAAAGAAAATCATTAAATCCCTGACCATTCCCATGACGGCAGGACTCGGCATCGGCGAAATTGAACTGATCGATACCCTGACAGAAGGCTCTTACCGTATCCGTGCCTATACCAACTGGATGCGGAATAATGATGATGCCTACTTTTATGACCGAACCATACAAATATCAAACGGACGAAGCGATAATGTTGTTTCAACGACCTCCTTTATCCCGGCCTCAGATCCTGCTGAAAAGAAGAATACCTATGTAATCAATCTTAAAAATTTCGCAGGAGCACCTTTGATCAACACGAATGTACAATACCGCACCTATACAGGAGACAAAATAGAAGACAAAGGCCGTGAAAAAACAGATGAAAAAGGAGATCTGACTCTCAAAACAGATAAAAAACTCACTTCAGGCTATATTCTTCTAACTTTCGAATCTACCGATAAGCGTCCGGTAAAGAAAATCATTCCTCTTCAGGCACCTTCCGATAACAGTATACAACTCCTGGCTGAAGGTGGAATTTTACTGGACAATACGCTATCAAAGATCGGTGTCAAAGCACTGAAACCAAACGGCATGGGCATAAAGGTAAAGGGCAAGGTCTTGGATAATAAAAAAGAGGTTGTTGCCGAATTTGAAACAAATGATCTGGGCATCGGCAGCTTCACCTTTAATCCGTTTAAAGATCAGCAATACAGTGCTGAAGTCACTTTTGAAGACGGAACAGTTTCATCCGCAAAACTTCCCGAAACACAAAGCTCCGGTATCACCGTTGCTGTAAATCCATTTATGCAGGACCGTATTGCGGCACAATACAGTTTCTCTCCCGATCGTGTCGATCAGAAAGAAGTCTATCTGTTGGTACAGCACTTAGGAGAGCTCCTTTACGTGGCAAAGCAAAAAGTCAGTAAGAGCGAATTGCTATTTATGATCCCGAAAAAAAATCTGCCAACCGGTATCTATCAGATCACATTACTTTCTGAAGCTGGCCTCCCACTTGTCGAAAGAATGGTCTTTACCTCCAATCCGCAGAACGTCCTCCCGCTGAAAGTAAGTACAGACAAGACGGATTACACAACGCGAAGCAAAGTAAATGTTCGTCTGGATGATGCGATTCTGGAGCCTTCCAATTTTGCGAGCCTCTCTGCCTCTGTCATTAACCTTAACCGAAACGAGCCATATGACAAAGACGCTCCGAATATCTATTCCCAATTACTCTTAGCTTCTGATATAAAAGGATATATAGAACGTCCCGGATATTATTTTGAAAACCCGGATAGCATTAACATCACGGATCTGGATAATCTCATGATTACACAAGGCTGGAGAAAAATTGAATGGCAGAAAATAGACTCATTAGCAAATATCAAACCCACATTTGAACCTCAAAAAATGCTGTCTATCAAAGGTGTGGTAAGAAAATACGCCCGAAAGGGAACAGTTCCGAATGCTAAACTACAGCTGATCTCCACACGAAATTTCATGGATTTTATCGATACTACTGCAAATGCGGACGGAAGATTTAACTTCGATAATCTTGTCTTTCCGGACAGTGTTAAATTCCTGATCTCTGCGACAGATGAGAAAGGCAAAAAAAATGTGGAAATCGATATTGATCCAACCGTCTCTCCGTTTGTAAAAGAAAACAAAAATGCCCCTGAAGAATCGAGCAATGTAAATTTTACATTTCAAAAAACAATAAAAGAAAATCAGCGCATGTTTGCAGAAATGCAGCAAAAAGGACTTTTGGAGAAAACTATTTTTCTGGAAGAAGTCGCTATTACACGACGTGTAGAGAAAAAAGCTGCTGAAAGTTCCCGCAATCTCAATGGCTCCGGCCGCGCCGATCAGATTCTGACAGAAGAAGATCTGCAAACCTGTCCTACTCTGGAAATGTGTCTTAATGGACGATTAATGGGTGTCTATTTTCAGGGAGGCGTTCCCTATAACACACGTGGAAATGTACCTATGCAGGTCGTGTATGACGGAATGTACATTGAAGCTGATCAACTCAGTATGATTAATACCTTCGATATTGAAAGTATTGAGGTACTCCGCAGCCCGATGTACACCGCTATCTACGGCTCATACGGTGGCGGAGGTCTGATTGTTATCTCCTCAAAAACCGGAAAAGCTTCTATGACGAGCAATTTTGATCCAAAAGGAATAGCGACAGCCACACCAAAAGGATTTCACCTTAATAAGACATTTTTTAAGCCGGATTACGAAGTCAATGACCCGGAAAAAGCATTTACCCGTGATTACCGGTCAACAATCCACTGGGAGCCAAATCTTCTTATTAAAGATGAGAAAGGAACAAATTTTTCTTTCTTCACTTCAGATGAAAAAGGAACATACCAAATTACATTGGAAGGCGTTGATACAAAGGGACGCATTGGAAGAAGAGTTTTAAAATTTGACGTAAAATAA